Proteins encoded by one window of Ignavibacteriota bacterium:
- the hydG gene encoding [FeFe] hydrogenase H-cluster radical SAM maturase HydG, translated as MTFIDETTIAALIDSPAVHDERRQREAVDAALAGARLSMEDAAALLHTNTPELRDATHLAARTIKQRIYGNRLVFFAPLYLTNRCVNNCLYCSFRRENDELVRATLTQDEIRREVDFLLRQGHKRLLLVAGEHPKEAPLSYVGEAIATVYDGEWNGNRIRRVNINAAPMSVEDFRTLKSFGIGTYQCFQETYHHETYAHVHPSGMKRDYDWRVTAMDRAMEAGIDDVGIGVLFGLYDFRFEVLAMLQHIQHLEQNFEGVGPHTISIPRLEPALHAPLDSTNSPHTVSDDDFKHVVAVLRLMVPYTGMILSTRESADMRRELFDFGISQISAGSRTDPGGYLHDADAHAEQFQLGDHRTMDEVVRDVVSLGYMPSFCTACYRSGRTGDRFMDLAKSGNIGKICTPNALTTFEEYANQFADDETRTLARRMIEEELAQMPEKLREKTRDMIDRTDKGEKDLYL; from the coding sequence ATGACCTTTATTGACGAAACAACCATAGCCGCGCTGATCGACAGCCCCGCGGTGCACGATGAACGGCGTCAGCGCGAGGCGGTGGACGCGGCCCTGGCGGGCGCGCGGCTCAGCATGGAAGACGCCGCGGCGCTGCTGCACACAAATACTCCCGAACTGCGCGACGCGACGCATCTCGCGGCACGCACCATCAAGCAGCGCATCTACGGCAACCGGCTCGTGTTTTTTGCGCCGCTGTACCTGACCAACCGCTGCGTCAACAACTGTCTGTACTGTTCCTTCCGCCGCGAGAACGACGAACTCGTGCGCGCCACGCTGACGCAGGACGAGATACGGCGCGAGGTCGACTTCCTTCTGCGCCAGGGTCACAAACGTCTGTTGCTCGTCGCGGGCGAACATCCGAAGGAGGCCCCGCTCTCGTATGTGGGCGAGGCGATCGCCACCGTGTACGACGGCGAATGGAACGGCAACCGGATACGGCGCGTGAACATCAATGCCGCGCCCATGAGTGTCGAAGATTTCCGCACGTTGAAGTCCTTCGGCATCGGCACGTACCAGTGTTTTCAGGAGACCTACCACCACGAGACCTACGCGCACGTGCATCCCTCGGGGATGAAACGCGACTACGACTGGCGTGTGACCGCGATGGATCGCGCGATGGAAGCGGGTATCGACGACGTGGGCATCGGCGTGTTGTTCGGTCTGTACGATTTCCGCTTCGAAGTGCTCGCGATGCTGCAGCACATACAGCATCTCGAGCAGAACTTCGAGGGTGTCGGACCGCACACCATCTCGATTCCGCGCCTCGAACCCGCGCTGCACGCGCCGCTCGACAGCACCAATTCCCCGCACACCGTCAGCGACGACGACTTTAAACACGTGGTCGCCGTGCTGCGGCTCATGGTGCCCTACACGGGCATGATCCTCTCCACGCGCGAGAGCGCCGACATGCGCCGCGAGTTGTTCGACTTCGGCATCTCGCAGATCTCGGCGGGATCGCGCACCGATCCGGGCGGCTACCTGCACGACGCCGACGCCCACGCCGAACAGTTCCAGCTCGGCGATCATCGCACGATGGACGAGGTTGTGCGCGACGTGGTATCACTCGGCTACATGCCCAGCTTCTGCACCGCCTGTTATCGCAGCGGACGCACGGGCGACCGCTTCATGGATCTGGCGAAGTCCGGCAACATCGGCAAGATTTGCACGCCCAACGCGCTCACGACTTTCGAGGAGTATGCCAATCAGTTCGCCGACGACGAGACCCGCACGCTGGCCCGCCGGATGATCGAGGAGGAACTCGCGCAGATGCCGGAGAAGCTCCGCGAAAAAACCCGCGACATGATCGATAGGACGGATAAGGGCGAAAAAGATCTGTATCTTTGA